Genomic segment of Salvia splendens isolate huo1 chromosome 12, SspV2, whole genome shotgun sequence:
GGCGAGCCGGGGCGGTTGGGGCGGCTGAAGCGCACGCGGGGCGACGGTGGGGCGTCGGCTGTTTCATGCTCAGAATTCCGGCGTATTTAATAAAAAGGGAAGAAGGGATGGGGAAGATGAAGGGATCACTCATATTTTAACGTTACAATTTAAGCACAGCTTTTTAGGTGTCTTAAGTAATCAATTAGTGGCAGTGCTGCAGCTTTTTAGgtctactaaataaataaaataagtcatCTTTCTGTTTCTCTCTTGAAGAAAGCATTTAGTACCCTCTTCCTTATAGGTGCCTACTCGCCTACTggtaatattatatatttatttattgtctactgataatattatatatttatttatagtattatGCTTCTACGAAATTTCGAACAggtatttctctcttacttaagGTCTAATGGCACATACTGTTACACTTATACACTTATACACTTATACTACTAAgaaatttatacaaaaaatcaGTTGCATACACTACAAATTAGTATAAGAAACAGCAAACACctatataactatataaaatatatattaaaaataatgcaGTGGTACTAATTCTATTTTTTAAGTATCGGTCTCTCCGATTCGTGGGTCTCTCGCCCCGTCGCTCCATCGCCCCGTGCCCAAGATTTTATAGAATCGCCCCAGAGCGCCCCACGCCCCTAACAACACTGATCATGTTGCATAATTCATTTTTGCTTGATAGCTACATTATGCAATTGCTTTTCTTATGAGTAGTGTTTCTAGATTGTTTTATTCGGAATGCATGTGTCATTGTCTTCATGTTGCGGATCATGAGTAAAATATTTCATAATGAATACATGGAGTGTGTGTTTTGAGCTTTTGAGAGGATAATTACTTATCAGCATGCGAATTTTAATTATACCTACTTTAGTGTGCTTCAATGTGTTGAGAGGATAATTACTTAGCAGCATGcgaattttaatttcttaattaggTTACTGGTGATACACATCAGAGATGTCAAGCTGGTACTGGAAGTGTAGGAACTGGCTCATCTGTAAAGGAACCTGTTGTTGCGCATGTTAGAATTGCTGCTGCAGATGCTAAAGAAAGTGAACACGGTCAAGATTTAGACATTGACGAGGCCAACTCACGGCCTATTAAGAAACTGAAAATCGAGTCGGATGCCGATGATCACAGGGGCCAGTTGGTTGAGTCTCTACATTTGAATAACGTAAAATTAGATGCGGCTGCCGAAGCCTCGACTCAGTCTCCTGGATTGTCTGTTAATGTTGTCACCGGGGAGGGAAAAGTGGTTGGGACGTCTACCGTAAACACAGAAGCAACTGAAGCTGAGGTCCTTAATGCTAGCAGGAGCCATATTGTTGGCCGTTCTAAAACAAATAAACCTGATGGCTCAGCTGAAGGTACCCCTCATCCCAAGAGAGAACATTCAGGATCAGAAGGTTCTATAGGAGCAAGAAAAAGGCCATCAGGGCTTAAACCGAGCTCGGAAGTGGCTGATGAATTACTCAAATCAAATGGCACATCGAGAAGTCATTCAACAGCTTCATATCAGCGTAAAGCAGGAGTTTCTGTGTTGAGATCCACTTCTTCCGGTATCATGTCCAAATCCTCGGAAAATTACATGGCTGCCACTGCTCAAAATTCCTCCGTTCATATCAGACATGAGTTGTCTGATAGCAGTCAGGGAACTATGAAAGACAATGCTTCGGCTGATAAAGTCGAGCATGTAGAAAAATGTGGGAGGCCAAAGAAATTAGTTAAAGACTCTTCAAGATCAGGCCCTGTGGCAAAAATATCAGAGACCAAGAAAATGTCCAACTCATTTGATTCAAAAAAGGCATCAGATTTAAAGGATCACAGCCTTCATTCTTCTTCTAAAGTACCACTTGGCTCAAATGTTGCATCTAGTCATGTTGCTGGTGAGTGTGCTAGTCTGCCATCAGTGGAGGGTGCTTCCAATAAAGCGGTAGCTTCAGCTGTTTCTGGTAAAGGTGAAAAGTCTTATCAGACAGGTTGTAACCCGCCATCTAAAGGACATGTAATTTCAATGACCTCTCCAGCATCATCAAATATTCCCGCTACCTTGAGTGATGAAGAGGTATAAAACAATTATCCAATTTTATGTTAGTATTTTACATATTCTTTCTCATCTAACCTTTTTATGGTATGTCACATTCAGCTTGCTTTACTTTTACATCAAGAACTGAATAGTTCTCCAAGAGTTCCTCGGGTGCGACGCATGCGTCATGCTGGAAGTTTACCTCAGTTAACAGGTCCAAATGCAACTAGTGTGCTGATGAAGAGAACTTCTAGTGGTGGAAAAGATCAGGGCATGGTATGCCCATCTTAATTTGTCCATTGAGTTGGCTTTTCAGCATTTTTATCTGACTATGAAATCAAGTTTATGACTCATTTTTAATGAATTGAAGGCTTCTAGGAGGAGGACCAAGGATTTTTCTGGAGATGGATTGCACGCTCCTCTGGAAGCTGTCAACGAAGTTAAAAAGATGGATAGAAAACCTACTTCGCAGGATAACAGGAGGCATAATTCCAGTTACAGTGTAGATCAGCTTTCAAGAAAAGAAGTAGATGGTGCTCTAGTGAAAAGTGTGCAATCAATGAAGAAGACAAACACGAACAGCTCCATGTCATCATCAGTGGATGCTAATGGTCACAATGTATCTAATCGCCCATCATCAAGGAGTGCCGCTGATGATGATCGGCAGATGGTTAGTCGTCAGACAAATCGTACTTTGCCTGGTTTGTGCTCTTTCCAGCTTAAAATTCGACTTGTATATTGTATATCTGATACAGATTGCTAGAAGCATGGTTTATCATTATTTGGTATTGCATTTTGTAGGTTTGATTGCTGAGATTATGAGTGAAGGCAAACGCATGACCTATGAAGAACTCTGTAATGCTGTTTTACCAGTATGCCACTTTACTTAATCTATGGTTTAtcattactctctctctctcttccttgtGGATTATACAATTCGATCAGGCTGGCATAGTCTTTCAATTGACTGGTGaaattttatcttcattttttttccacttaaaaaatattttaatgctTATTCCCAGCATTGGCCTCACCTAAGGAAACATAATGGAGAGCGCTATGCATATTCAAGCCACTCACAGGCCGTACTTGATTGTTTGAGGAACCGAAGTGAATGGGCTCGTCTAGTTGACCGTGGGCCAAAGGTATTCTTGTGCAAACACTTCTATCTATCTGGTGATCTGCTCCTCACGTAGTGCCTTGTTATTAATGGAGTAATAAGTTTTAGACTATTGCACCAGCTTTTTCAGATACATAATTTTGATACTTAACGCTTCCTTCTATGTGGATTTGCACAAATACATAACTTTGATACTTAACAGTTAACCCTTCCTTGTATGCCCCTTGTTAGCACAGTTCCATCTGGTGTAGATATTGTGTTTGTATGTGCACAGTCAAGCTTGCTTGTAAGTGGATGTAGTAATGCATAAGTCATCTCTCTTGTTTATGTGGCTATAATGTAGTAACCTTTTACTTTTCTCATAATTATGCAAATTGACGTTTATGTTTTCCAAAAGTTCAAAAGAATTCATTATGGGGGtgcaaattataaatttatcaaatctaGAAGTTTTATATACAAACCACAGGTAAGGTCTTTGTTGGGCTTTCAGTTCCAGCTCTCTGTTGGTCTTTGTGGCTTGAGAGGAGTAGGGAAGATTTGGAGGATCTAGCAGAATCTTTAGAGGAGGTGCAGGATAGGGTTAGATTTAAAGTTTGTTTGTCTATTTCAAATTATGAAGATTCAGAGTATTTGGTGTCTTTCAGATGTACATTAATGTCATCACTATTTTGGAGATGGGTATTCACTGACTGGAAAAAAAAAGTCAGGAAGAGAATTCTGGAGATTTTGAAGATTATATTATCTTTCAACATTACTTCTACATTGAAATGTGCATAACCGTGTTATCTATATTTACGTGCTTTCTATTTCAGACTAGTGTGAGTAGAAAACGAGGCAAACTTGATACTGATTCCCTGAGCATGGAGTCAGAGGATAATGAAGATCAGATGGTAAAAACTTCAAAAGATGCTGGGAGTAAGAGTTTTGAATCTCACCAAGAAGACGTTCCCAAAGGAAAGCGGAAAGCCAGAAAACGTAAGCGACTTGCTTTACAGGGAAGAGGTGTTGTCAGGAGGCGTCGTAGAGCTGGTGTTGTTAGTGATGATGAAAGTGAATCGTTTTCTTGTTCTAGTGAAGATAGTATGTCCAGTGAAGAAGAAATACAGGGTGGTGGGACATCTGTAGTTGGCAGCGAGGTCTCAGCTAGTTCGGATGAGGGGCGGTAAGACCTAGAATGCATAGATGATGCTTTTTGTGCCGTGCTGTAACTCAGTTTTTCAGAAACAAAGAGACTTATTTGAATGTGTAAGCTGTAACAATATTGTACATATAGGTTCCATAGTATAAATTTTGTTATAAAGTTTAGGTTAATTCCTAGGGTAGGCTGTAAATTAAATTCTTGAATGTAGAATATCTTCTTCTGCTCGTGGGTTTAGAGTGTTTTACTTTTAGCTGATAATtttctctttattgattaaCAGCATATGTTaagcaaaaagaaaaatgaaaaattaattcGATTCAGGGGTCTCTTCTGAATCTTTCTTGGTTTCTTTACTGAAGATGATCCTTGTCACCATTGAATACTAGTATCCAGAATTTCTCATTCTCAACTATCATCAAGTTCCAAACAGTAAACTGAAATGGTATTGGACCTGTTGGAGTTTCAACTTTTTAATGTAGTGAAATACTACAACGCAAGTTAAAAATAGTTTGGCTATCTGAAACAAGTTAGATAAATTAAGAGGTCCAACTTCTATGTTACATtggtactccctctgtccgcaaTTAATAGGGGTGAGTCGGTATGGTATCCAGTCACAAGAACGCCATACTGCATACCTTATCGAAAACTGcggtataataaaatattatatcgATACCATACCGAATTTTGGGCAATTTTTGATACCGTTATTTTACCGTTATTGTGGTATACCGCACTTTTACGGTATACCGATGTACGGTATGGTATACCGTAATACcgttatgtaaaaaaaatatctattttatactcaaaatatttaaaagtaggatttttggagattttctctatttaattatattttatatataaatatattaaataatataatgtaATATGCAGTATATAATATTTCAACATGTACCTATTTTTCGGTATGCAATGaggattcggtataccgaatgTTCGCTATACCACGGTATACGGTATCATACTGTACCaaaaattgcggtataccgtaaaACCGGTATTTTTCGGTATGGTAAGTGcagtatttcggtatttttcctcACCCCTCGCTATTACTTGTCATTAATTTCTTTTCAATCTGTTCACCAATATTTGTCACACTTACTTTAAACTATTTTTTGTAATGAACACCAcaattcactaactttatctaactcataatttattactcctaCAAAACTTTATAAAACAAGAATCCACATTTCATTAactatttttaccatttttcttTACACTGCTTAAAATTCGGCCCGAATCAATCTGTGACATTTTGgtttgattaaataaatttactgtCTTTATATGATTCAACTTAGAAATACTACAATCTCACTGAATTCTTGAACTAgttatactttaaaaaaaaatatataccatgttcataaattattaaatgaagtactctttttttttcctattcTAAATTACATATAGTCCTATTAACAAttgttatatattattttatatagtcCTATTAACAATCTTGTTATAGCCAATTTTATAATACGAAATGTCctgaaattttatatttttatcaataaagagaAACTCGATATTAAAATACAAACCAAAAAATGAGGAGTAAAAAGTTGAAGTAAATAGGAGTACTCTAAATTTAATACCTCTCCAGTCTTGTCATAAgcgatttatatttttttttgtgaaacatcacattatttcattttctaacaaaaaaattaacacattttatttcttgtctattttattctttttcgaattataaaactttatttattttctactttataTTCTCCATgtttaactctttaaatatcattttttaaatctcATGAAAAAAACGTCTTCATTATGTTGgaatagtttttatttttcaacaaAATCTAATACTACATTCGTTCcaaaagaatatacactttgggtttaacacgaattttaatacaaaactggtaaagtaagagagaggtcaAGAGAAAaagtattaaaattttattagtggagaatgagtcgtACATTCTTAAAAAGAAAACATTCAAAATTATAAAGAACATATTCTTGTTTTACGGACTAAAAGGAAATAGTGATATTGTCGTGAGTATGAACAAATATTAGATTACAAATCTTTCCTAATCAATCAAAAAGTGTGCAACCACACATTTGATTCGTGACCATCTTACTTACTCACGGAATCGCAATCATTTTCGTTGGATGTAATTTTGATGGGTGTCGCCTTCTTTGATATTCAAGAATTTATGTTCTCATCGGTATTCAATTAGTATTGAATTGTCATTTTTAAGTTGCAAAATACGTAAGTCTTGAGGTTGGATCGAACTTAATTAAAGTTATATTTACAGGCGTGATATTACAAATTAAAGTGTTTTTAAATTAGGATCAAACTTAATTAAAGTTTGATTTACAGGCGTGAGTGATATTGCAAATTAAATTTTAACTAAAATTTGTTTAAGTATATTTAAACCGTACAAAAACAGAGCCAACTGCAACAAACGGCAAATGGTTGAAAACTGGTGGAAATCCTCCTCGCCTCTCTCCCTTGCTCTAGATTTTCTCCCACAATTTTATCTTTCCATCAAATTCAATGTATAAACCTTGTTCCCTGTTATCTagggttggctttggcttctcCATTTCCGTTTCTGTACTCACgataaatatttatatgttaCTATACATCGCCTCGTTGTTTAATCCCTCACATTGACTGATCTCCGGTGAGCTCAATCTTCTCTTCATTCTTTCTGGAAATTTCACATTTGATGCTTCTGTGTGGTTGCTGAATCTATCTTATTGTTCTTCTCCTTTTTTTGGCTCTCTAGAGTTGAATTGCAGGACACGTCATAATGATTCCTGATTCTCGTGTTCATGAATCGTCGATGGAGAATGGATCAATGGTAATTCCATGCACGCCGGAGGAAGAGAGGAGGATCGTAGAGGAATTGACCGCCAAAGCTGAGGCTAATTTGCGCGAGGGAAATTCGTATTACGTCATCTCCACCAGGTAATTGGTTGCCCTCATCGCTCCTGTTTCTTTTTTGATTGAGTTTTAATCCGAACTAGAATCAATAATGCTCCTTCGCTTAGGTTCTGATGGATAATCGATGATCGATAATCTTAACCCTTTTAAACTtctattcaaaatttcaaatattgTAGTTCCGGTGATATGGAGATTCCGTCTCAGTTATGCATTATGCTTAACTTTGAGCCTTTGAAGGCATGTAACTGTGATGTTATTGATTTTGAATCTCGGCTAATTCATCTCATTCATCTTTATATCGTAAATGGAAGATGAATGTTTGATCAGAAACTCATAagtattctctctttttttaaatGTCGATTTTTAATCTCAGCTAATTCATCTCCAACTTCTGTATATTTCTTTTTATGCCTTATGTGAACGTCATAGACTGACATTATTTGGACATCAATACATATGTCACTTTCTTATATGGTTAGGAAGTGACTTTGACTTCTGATTTTTTACCAAAAAGCATACCGTGCCTGTTTTTTTGGACATAAGCTTTTAGCATAGCTTGTCAATTTCCCAGTAGAAGAACGAACACTTGTTGTTTTAATTTGTGTTGACGATTACATGTTTATGTTACTCTGTACCTCTTTTTTGAGCAGGTGGTTTATGGCATGGCAAAGGTACATTGGGAAAATAGAGAATGGTTATCCATTTGATAGCAATTCTGTTGGACATCCATCTGTGGCAAAAGATAGGCCTGGACCAATTGATAACAGTGACCTAATTGTAAATGAAATAGTAAAAGATAAAGATGAAGATCTGCTACTTCATAGAACTCTGCAAGAAGGGCATGATTATGAATTAGTTCCCGAAGAAGTTTGGGAGAGGCTTCTGAAATGGTACTCTACTAACCTGCCTCATTCTTGAGGCTGTTTCCGTAAATGTCTAGaaaatttcttctttttcctcAACTCCGAGGAGAAAGAATTCACACAAGCATTTGGCAGGCTACTGTGTGCTGTTCACATAGGAATTATAAACATGTTTACATGGTGAATCTGGTGATGCTTTAAATGGAATTTCGCAATTTTCCTGAAGCTTTAATGTATTTCTCCCCAGGTATAAAGGAGGGCCGGTATTGCAGCGAACAATGATCTCTGTTGGGGAACAACATAAGCAATTCAGTGTGGAGGTCTTCCCTGTACATCTCAGGTTGATTGACTCTAGAGACCAGAGTGAGGCAGTTATAAGGTTAAGTAAAAAGGTAAGCTCTTTTGTATTAGCGATGATACTTTCTTTGATGTTATTCTGTATCGTAGTCTCAGAAGTCATAGTATTTCTTTCGGCACCATCACATAACCATTGAGTTATCCTCAGCACAAGAAGATGGTAGCACTTCAAACTTGCTTCTTTCAtgtttaatgcaaaattgttTATGTCATTCAGATCTTGTATTAGCTTGATTGATTATCCTATCTTTTCCATTTACACTATATCGGAACTGTCATGTATTAGTCAAAGCTATGTGGTACTTGGGTACCATGCTTATCATAGATACACCCATATGGTTTTTTTAGCATTGAAGCTGATATCTTGGAAGTTCTAATAAATAAGGGATATCCTGGTTCTTGCTGATTCTGTTTTCTGTTTTCAGGCTTCTCTATGTAGCCTTTATGAAAAGGTCTGTCAACTAAAAGCTTTAGATCCAGAAAAGGTTAGTTTATATAATCAAGTGTTTCATTATATCTGGATATATAGTTGGTAATATCATGATATGTTATCTTTCTGAAATTTATACAGGTTTGTATATGGGACTACTTCAATAGGAAGCAGAAAACTTTATTAAGTTCTTCTAGCCAAACTCTGGAGGAGTCTAATATACAGATggatcaagaagtaagctcacAATGTTTTCATATATTTAGAGATCTGGTTATTTTTTTGTTCCTTGGGACGgaaatttgaaattattgaGTGCTGACATCTACTAAGCATTGGCGTTGCTGCTTGACTAGATTTGTCTCTAgcagttatttttattatactcTTGCATTAACATGATTGTGAGTTTGCTGATTTCTGAAGGCCCTCTATCTCTTCCTACAGATTCTTCTTGAGGTACCAGTTGATGGATCTACCAGGGTCTCAACTGGAAATAGCTTAGCAATGATTCCAGTAGAGTCCACAGGATCAACGTCTTCCATTGCTGGTGGGCCATCTATATCTAATGGGAATTCAGCTAGTTATAACTCCAGAAGACATGAGCAAACTACTTCAACATATGGGGATATGGAGGGTGGACATGATGGTTTAAAGCCTGGATCTGGAGGAGATAGAGGTCTAGCAGGATTGCAAAATTTGGGGAATACTTGCTTCATGAATAGTGCGCTTCAGTGTTTAGTTCATACACCGTACCTTGTTGATTACTTCTTTCAAGATTACAGTAATGAgctcaacaaacaaaatcctTTGGGAATGCATGTAATTGTTCTGTTCCATTTTTTGTGTAAGATTTTTGTACTCAATTTTTATTCAGAAAGTGTTCTGACCATTTTCATCTTGCAGGGAGAGCTTGCGCTCGCATTTGGTGAATTGCTGAGGAAACTCTGGTCTTCTGGTCGAACTCCAGTTGCACCTCGTGTATTTAAGGGAAAACTTGCCTGTTTTGCTCCCCAGTTCAGTGGTTATAATCAGCATGATTCGCAGGTTATTTTTCATCTAAAGTTGAGATTAAGATACATTGTCTCTTTTTTATAAGGTACCTTGAAAATTTATGTTTTGATGTTGTCATTCGGTTAAATATAATAAGACGTCTGTACACAATCATATTTTGTGTTAGTTTGATAGAGAAGATTGCGAGAGGAGAGGATGGAGAAAACCCACAGAAACACACGAGCAAGAGATGAGCTGGACAGAAAAATATatagaatagaaaataaaaatacaagagATAATCCTCTAACGATGCCCTATGGTAACTACTGTCCTACATTAATTTCTAAGACACTTTGTTCTTCTATTGAGGagttattataataaaaactGACTTACTCCTACTTTGAATAAAACTCCTAATGCAATACTAACTCTAAAAGATTATACGTATCTCAAACTACTATACTCCATAAAGAACTAGACTCCTTCATAAAACAAATATGCTGataaataacaattaataactaAGGACTGCACAGAACGATCTCTATCATAGTGTGTCAGGAACATTGAATTCTATCAATCAATTATACTATTAAACTAGAATTTGATTTGAGGTAAGAGCAGTCCCTTAAAGTATGCGATGACATTATTAATATTCTTGTATGCCTCACAAACTGTGGATATTAAGACCAGTCCCTTTATATGATGTCCTGTTTTATCAATGAGTTTTGGCATGGAATTGTAACTGCATGGATATAATCAACTTCCATTTTTTGTTGACATCAGTGTAAAAAGATGATGTGAAATTGTTTTCATTAGGAGCTCCTTGCTTTTTTTCTGGATGGGCTGCATGAAGACCTAAATCGTGTTAAGCAGAAACCCTATATTGAGGCAAAGGATTATGATGGTCAGCCAGATGAGGTAGTTGCTGACGAGTTTTGGAAATATCACAAGGCCCGGAATGATTCAGTAATTGTAGATATTTGTCAGGTGAATAACTTGGTCTTCTATGTGTTTCAATCAATACTAGTTTGATACTTTGATATATCCAGATACTCTTCTTTTTCGTTCACTGGATGATTTTGATCTACAAGAGCTGCATTTACCGTATAACATTTATTATATGGACTGAGAACCTCACTGAACATGTATGGAATATAATCGTTTTGAGAATAATTACCTGAAAATGCACTGATCTTAAGGCATTTGTGATAGCATGCATACATTATAAAATTGCCATGTGTTACGAAGATATTTTTATTAGGAAGATGGTTAAATTctgttaaattttttaaaaaaatgtaggAAATTCAATCAATAAGCATATTGAATGGAAAAAGTTGGTTTTTTTTCAAAACTGAACAGGGTCCTGGGAAAAATGGAAGGAGTTCAGAAAGTGTCCTGACATATTCATTTACTGTCATTGACAAATTACCTGTAATTATATCTTA
This window contains:
- the LOC121758565 gene encoding uncharacterized protein LOC121758565 isoform X1, encoding MRSRSHRLPIAEPRHDDWVDGSWTVDCVCGVTFDDGEEMVDCDECGVWVHTRCSRYVKSEKSFACDKCKSKSSGGGGSSGVRNESEETEVAEFLVELPTKTLSIENPNPPAVASRRPFRLWADIPMEERVHLQGVPGGEPALFSGIGMSSVFGPQLWKSTGYVPKKFNLRYTEFPLLGQGKVDEKEYEEMDTANGEMNANKADNGAQVLFSLLKKHNDTSPAPVVDSVSLKGVVERGACQETEAPRQKKKLDGDKLHSAPQLSIKKKNSVTVILHSGKRKTEELRTKDQNVKKKVRATDKEGDFKKQNVHGSKAASTFSRDGKHLEFSQGRSCKDVSDDLQCGKDLGDQPLDRLGECATNLASNEHGLEANPRNDVSSGEMLRVGNKGAQVPLESENVSKTCNGVESLTEVNGPRSLSVKEEVTGDTHQRCQAGTGSVGTGSSVKEPVVAHVRIAAADAKESEHGQDLDIDEANSRPIKKLKIESDADDHRGQLVESLHLNNVKLDAAAEASTQSPGLSVNVVTGEGKVVGTSTVNTEATEAEVLNASRSHIVGRSKTNKPDGSAEGTPHPKREHSGSEGSIGARKRPSGLKPSSEVADELLKSNGTSRSHSTASYQRKAGVSVLRSTSSGIMSKSSENYMAATAQNSSVHIRHELSDSSQGTMKDNASADKVEHVEKCGRPKKLVKDSSRSGPVAKISETKKMSNSFDSKKASDLKDHSLHSSSKVPLGSNVASSHVAGECASLPSVEGASNKAVASAVSGKGEKSYQTGCNPPSKGHVISMTSPASSNIPATLSDEELALLLHQELNSSPRVPRVRRMRHAGSLPQLTGPNATSVLMKRTSSGGKDQGMASRRRTKDFSGDGLHAPLEAVNEVKKMDRKPTSQDNRRHNSSYSVDQLSRKEVDGALVKSVQSMKKTNTNSSMSSSVDANGHNVSNRPSSRSAADDDRQMVSRQTNRTLPGLIAEIMSEGKRMTYEELCNAVLPHWPHLRKHNGERYAYSSHSQAVLDCLRNRSEWARLVDRGPKTSVSRKRGKLDTDSLSMESEDNEDQMVKTSKDAGSKSFESHQEDVPKGKRKARKRKRLALQGRGVVRRRRRAGVVSDDESESFSCSSEDSMSSEEEIQGGGTSVVGSEVSASSDEGR
- the LOC121758565 gene encoding uncharacterized protein LOC121758565 isoform X2 — protein: MDTANGEMNANKADNGAQVLFSLLKKHNDTSPAPVVDSVSLKGVVERGACQETEAPRQKKKLDGDKLHSAPQLSIKKKNSVTVILHSGKRKTEELRTKDQNVKKKVRATDKEGDFKKQNVHGSKAASTFSRDGKHLEFSQGRSCKDVSDDLQCGKDLGDQPLDRLGECATNLASNEHGLEANPRNDVSSGEMLRVGNKGAQVPLESENVSKTCNGVESLTEVNGPRSLSVKEEVTGDTHQRCQAGTGSVGTGSSVKEPVVAHVRIAAADAKESEHGQDLDIDEANSRPIKKLKIESDADDHRGQLVESLHLNNVKLDAAAEASTQSPGLSVNVVTGEGKVVGTSTVNTEATEAEVLNASRSHIVGRSKTNKPDGSAEGTPHPKREHSGSEGSIGARKRPSGLKPSSEVADELLKSNGTSRSHSTASYQRKAGVSVLRSTSSGIMSKSSENYMAATAQNSSVHIRHELSDSSQGTMKDNASADKVEHVEKCGRPKKLVKDSSRSGPVAKISETKKMSNSFDSKKASDLKDHSLHSSSKVPLGSNVASSHVAGECASLPSVEGASNKAVASAVSGKGEKSYQTGCNPPSKGHVISMTSPASSNIPATLSDEELALLLHQELNSSPRVPRVRRMRHAGSLPQLTGPNATSVLMKRTSSGGKDQGMASRRRTKDFSGDGLHAPLEAVNEVKKMDRKPTSQDNRRHNSSYSVDQLSRKEVDGALVKSVQSMKKTNTNSSMSSSVDANGHNVSNRPSSRSAADDDRQMVSRQTNRTLPGLIAEIMSEGKRMTYEELCNAVLPHWPHLRKHNGERYAYSSHSQAVLDCLRNRSEWARLVDRGPKTSVSRKRGKLDTDSLSMESEDNEDQMVKTSKDAGSKSFESHQEDVPKGKRKARKRKRLALQGRGVVRRRRRAGVVSDDESESFSCSSEDSMSSEEEIQGGGTSVVGSEVSASSDEGR
- the LOC121757300 gene encoding ubiquitin carboxyl-terminal hydrolase 9-like, translating into MIPDSRVHESSMENGSMVIPCTPEEERRIVEELTAKAEANLREGNSYYVISTRWFMAWQRYIGKIENGYPFDSNSVGHPSVAKDRPGPIDNSDLIVNEIVKDKDEDLLLHRTLQEGHDYELVPEEVWERLLKWYKGGPVLQRTMISVGEQHKQFSVEVFPVHLRLIDSRDQSEAVIRLSKKASLCSLYEKVCQLKALDPEKVCIWDYFNRKQKTLLSSSSQTLEESNIQMDQEILLEVPVDGSTRVSTGNSLAMIPVESTGSTSSIAGGPSISNGNSASYNSRRHEQTTSTYGDMEGGHDGLKPGSGGDRGLAGLQNLGNTCFMNSALQCLVHTPYLVDYFFQDYSNELNKQNPLGMHGELALAFGELLRKLWSSGRTPVAPRVFKGKLACFAPQFSGYNQHDSQELLAFFLDGLHEDLNRVKQKPYIEAKDYDGQPDEVVADEFWKYHKARNDSVIVDICQGQYKSTLVCPVCDKISITFDPFMYLSLPLPSIATRSMTVTVLYANGSSLPMPLTVNVLKQGNCKDLIQALGIACSLQSDEYLLLAEVYENRIYRYVQSPSELLATIKDDEHIVAYRLPKRDTDLTRVEIYHRHQANEGKLFLTPLVTDLEDPQSGADIYLAVEKMLSPLRRKELDTSTSMDYCRENDSSSSTPEDKMNTCSSQLLPEIQSTVEIEGDEIPSKDFTFQLCITEDNGYKWRPIMKDTPIRPGRLTKFLVEWTEKEHEIYDGSHLQVLPEVHKSRIFANKSKQEAVSLFSCLDAFLKEEPLGPDDMWYCPQCKEHRQAGKKLDLWRLPDVLVIHLKRFSYSKWLKNKLDTTVDIPIHNLDVSKYVKSKNASAGSHMYNLYAISNHYGGLGGGHYTAYCKLIDDGRWYHFDDSHVSPVSESEIKTAAAYVLFYERVKNNLNGTLGEPSEHHIPS